The Legionella jordanis genomic sequence AGGCGGGGCATTGGAAAAAATCGAGGCAAAGAGCAAAACTACAAAAATAAGGAGGGAAAAATAAAAAAGGATTTTTGCAACATGGCTTAAAGTCGATGGTCTTCTTCGATAAGCAAATATTGCAGCAATGATACCAATCAATAGAAAAAACAGGCTTCCTGCCAACATTACTCCATCCTTAGAGTAAATAATGATCCACATTCAATTTAGAAATTGAATGCATTTTTAATACCATTTCTCCCTGTACCCTTGAAATTTCCGGGTTAAGCCGCATATAGGGAAAATTAAGATTATTCCTTTCCTTAACATGGAGATTTATAAATGGTGAGTAAGCAGCAAACCATGGGTTTTCAAACTGAAGTTAAGCAAATGCTACATCTCGTGGTGCATTCACTTTATTCTAATAAAGAAATATTTCTGCGAGAGTTGATTTCAAACGCTTCCGATGCCTTGGATAAATTGCGCTTCTTAGCTTTATCTGATTCTTCTTTATATGAGGGAGATTCAAATCTACAAATTACTGTCGATTTTAATGAAAAAAATAAAACCATCAGCATTAAAGATAATGGAATCGGCATGAGTTGGGATGAAGCTGTTGAGAATCTGGGAACCATAGCGAAATCCGGAACTAAAGAATTTTTGAGTCATTTGACTGGGGAGAAATCAAAGGATGCTCATTTAATTGGGCAATTTGGCGTTGGTTTCTACTCAGCTTTTATTGTTGCCGACCGAGTTACTGTTAAAAGCCGTAAGGCAGGGTTAAGCGCCGATGACGGTATTGTATGGCAATCCAATGGAGAAGGTGAATTTACGATAGGTCAGGAGAAGAGAGCTGAGCGTGGCACCGAAGTAATTTTGCATTTGAAAAGTGATGAGGACGAATTTCTAAGTGACTGGAGACTTCGAAGCATCATCACCAAGTATTCCGATCACATTTGCTGGCCTATTGTGATGAAGAAAAGAAATGAAGAAGATAAGCCTGAAGAGGGTTATGAAACCGTCAATAAAGCCACAGCCTTGTGGACCATGCAAAAATCTGAAATAAGTGACGAAGATTACAAAGCGCTTTACAAACACATATCCCATGATTTCCAGGAGCCACTCATCTGGTCCCATAATCACGTTGAAGGAAAACAAGACTACATCAGTTTGCTGTTTATCCCATCGCATGCGCCCTTTGATTTGTGGCAACAAGATATGAAGCACGGTTTAAAGCTCTATGTTAAACGTGTTTTTATTATGGATGATGCCTCACAATTTTTGCCGCGATATTTGCGTTTTATTAAAGGAATCATTGATGCCAGTGATTTACCTTTGAACGTTTCTCGTGAAATTTTACAAGAGAATAAGCAAGTAGAAGCAATCAAGTCAGCTTCTACCAAACGTGTACTTTCCATGCTTGAAAAATTAAGCCAGCAAGATCCTGAAAAATATCAAAGCTTTTGGAATGAGTTTGGTTTGGTGCTTAAAGAAGGGCCCATCGAGGATTATGCCAATCGTGAAGTCATTGCTAAATTATTGCGCTTTACAACGACAAAGAACAATTCAGAAAAGCAAAATGTATCACTGATGGATTATGTTTCTCGCATGAAAGAGGGACAAGATAAAATTTATTATCTGACCGCCTCAAGCTATAACGCTGCCAAAAATAGCCCTCATCTTGAAATTTTTAAGAAGAAAGACATTGAGGTCTTACTATTAACTGATCGTGTCGATGAATGGCTTGTCAACTATTTAAGCGAATTTGAAGGCAAGCAGTTACAGTCCATCAGCAAAGGCAAAGTGGATCTCGAAACTGAAGACACTTCAGACATTAAAAAACAGGAAGAAGCCTTAGCTCCTATGCTTAAGCATATTAAAGAAGTGTTAGGGGATAAGGTTAAAGAGGTACAGCTTACTAATCGTTTAACCAATTCTCCGGCTTGTATTGTCGCCGATGAAAATGATATGGGATTGGAAATGCAACGAATTCTTCAAGCTGCAGGTCAAAAAGTTCCTGAGATAAAACCAATATTTGAGATTAATCCAGAGCATGCATTAATCCAGCGCTTGCACACAGTTCAAGACGATAGCCTTTTTTCAGAATGGGTGTTTATGCTTTTCGAACAAGCTGTCTTGGCCGAGGGAGGACAATTGGACAATCCAGCCGATTTTGTTAGCCGTGTTAATCGATTGCTGTTGGAAGCCTAGTTTCTCGAATTCTTGTAATAGATGAGTGAACCGGCTCATCTATTACAAGCTTGTCTATTTCCTACTCTATTATTCTGACCCATAAATCCTGTTCAATCCGTCTAAGCAGTCTATTAACGCACTAAGAAGACAAACATTACAATCGCACAACGGTTAAAGGCTAACTTGCGCAAAGTCTCATATGAATACAAACTTAGCTGCTTAATGAAGAAATTGAAAAAAATGGCTCTTCTTATCTCTTTACCTTGTAAAGCAGTCAAGAAGAGCAAAATGTGGCTCAATACCTAGCAAATTAAGTATGAGGATGGGAATCAATGAATGAAATTACTCGTCGGTTAAGCGGAAATATTTAGTGCCAAAATAGCGCTGTAGTTTTTTGCGAATGGTGCCGCGGCTGATTCCAAGCATCTTGGCAGCTTGCAGTTGGTTGCCACGACGTTTTTCCATAACGGCTTGCAAAAGAGGGGGCTCAACTTCAGAGAGAATCATGTCATAGAGATCATCGATTGGTTTATTTTTATTTTCGGCAAGAAAACGGGTTACTAAGCTGTAAACCAAGTCTTGAAGGCCTTGATCTTGTTTTAAATTTTGAGATGTGGCTTGTGTTTCAATGACATTCATCATAACTTCCTTATTCTAGTTAAATCAGTTGTCCAATTGCTTCCACGCGAGAAAATATCCCTGATGAAAGCAAAATTTATTGTACATGAAGGTTAATTGATAATCTACATTCAACCACTAAAAACTTTTAAAAAAATGAAATTTATCAAGAGAATACTTTGATTTTTCAAATAAAAAAGGAAAGGCTTTTGGGCTGAAATTATGGCACGGATGATCGTTAAATATAGCTATGCAGAGGAAAGAAGATATCTGCTAAGGGAAGGGCTGATTAAGGCTTTCATAGCCAGTTGATGAGCAGAGTTAGTGTATTTTGAGCAATTTCTCGCCCATCTATCAGTCGTCCCTGGGTGATATGGTATTAAATTTAGAAAAATTAATTGCCTTCGCAGTTGCTCATGAGCGAGCAACTGCGTTTTCTAATAAGGCTTGTTTTACCAGATCGCTTAAACTGCAATCCGCTTGTTCAGAAGACAAAGAAAACTTCAGTCGCTGCAAGCGCTCAAGCATCCTGTGGGTGGTTTCCTCATTCGTTAATAATTCATTAAGAGTCTGGCTTAGCTCTTTCGAGTTGCAATCGTACTGCAACAGTTCAGGTACAATCATCTGCCTGGTTAGCAAATTACATAAGCCAAGGTATTTCACACGGATAAGTTTCATAGCCAAGTAGTAGCTAAACCAGGAGCCTTTATAAATGATGCACATGGGTTTTTCTTGCAAGGCACACTCCAGTGAGGCTGTTCCAGAAGCCACCACTGCACAGTCACAACATGCGACTACTTCTTTGGCTTGACCTACGATGAAAGAAACATTTAATTGCTTATCTTTGAAATAGGATTTGACGAATTCAGGCTGTAAACTATTTGCTATAGGAATGGCAAAATGTAAGCCTTGATGTTGTTGATTTAAGATTTCTATGGTTTCTATTAAAACCGGCATATGTTTTTCAATTTCATGAATTCGACTGCCGGGTAATAGGGCTACAAGCCGTTTATCCTTAGGCAAATTTAATGCCGCCCGTGCCAGCTCAATGTTGCTGCAGTCCTGGATTTTATCCAACAAAGGATGGCCTACAAATGTTACAGCCACGCCTGCATTTTGATAAATTTCTTTCTCAAAGGGTAGAATGACTGCCATTCTATCAATGTTGGCTTGAATGGTTTTGATGCGATTGGCTTTCCAGGCCCAGATCTGTGGGCTGATGTAATATAAAATTTTAATCCCAAGTTCCTGTTTGGCGAATTTTGCCAATCGAAGATTGAACCCGGGATAATCCACCAAAATTAAAAGATCAGGTTTTGTTTCGCGCAAATGCATTTGAATGGCGCGAAAGGCTTGTTTGATGACTCTCAAATGACGAAATACTTCGATCAGGCCCGTAACGCCAAAGCGAGCCAAGTCGCTCAGAAGCTTAACCCCGGCTTCTTCCATGTGCCGACCACCAATGCCGGTGATTTCCAGATTTTTATCCCAGGCTAGTAGCTCGCGAACCAAATTGGAGGCATGCAAATCCCCTGATGCTTCTCCTGCGACAATGACAATCCTTTTCTTAGAATGCATTTCTTTGTTCAAGGTTATTATGAATTAGAGAAGTAATTTTAGCCGCTACTTCCAAAGCATCACGACCGTCTTCTCCCGTCACCAGAGGTGTGCTGTTGTTTTCGATGCAATTTAAAAAGGCTTTGATTTCCTCAAGCAATGCGTCGCCTTTTTCAAAGACGGACTCATGGCGAATAATTTCAGGAATCCCTGGAAACATTTCACCTGGGCCTCTTTCAAAAACTGCAAATTGCTTGTTCTGATAATCAATGGAAATGTAAGAGTTCGATTGAAAAATTCGGGTCTTTCTTTCGCTTTTGAAGCTCACTCGGCTGGCTGTGACATTCGCGACGCAATGGTTCTCAAATGTCAGTCTCGCATTGGCTATGTCAATGGATTTTGACAATACAGGAGCCCCTTGTGCATCAATACTCACGATTGGGCTTTTCACCATAGCCTGGATGAGATCTATGTCGTGGATCATCAGATCAAGAATAACATTCACGTCAGTACCTCTGGGATTAAATGGTGCCAAACGGTTGGATTCAATGAATAGAGGTCTTTCAAGGTAAGAATCTAAAGCTAGGCGAGCAGCGTTAAACCGCTCTAAGTGGCCAACTTGCAGCTTCACCTGATTTTTATTTGCCAGTTCAATCAATTCATTAGCTTGGGCCACTGTTTCGGTAATTGGTTTTTCAATCAGCACGTGAATGCCTTGAGCTAAACAATCTTTGGCAATTTCATAGTGTTTATTGGTGGTGGCTGCAATGCTTACTGCATCAACTTGGCCAAAAAGCTCCCGATAATCCATGTAAGCAGGCACATTTAATTCTTGGGATAGAACTTCACAGGCTTGGCGGTTAATATCGCAAATGGCAACAAGGTTAGCATTGGACAACATATTATATTTTTGCGCATGGAAACGACCCAGATAGCCACCTCCAATTACAGCACATCTTAAACTACTCATAACCACTAAAATTTTGACAAGAATTTGCCACAAATGATCGCATTTTCGCAGGTATAAATCAAACCCAAGTCGCTGTCCTATTCATTAACTGTGAAATCAAAGAGAAAAAAGCAGTGATTGAATAAGTATCCTATCCTTTAGAACAAGCTTAAGCATTTTAGGATGCCAATTTTATGGAAAAGAGGTATGATCGGCTCTTTTAAGAAAAGAAGGAGCTTGGCTGTGCAAATCCTAGTAGCCGGCGTCGATGAAGTGGGTCGAGGTCCTCTTGCTGGCCCCGTTGTTACCGCAGCAGTCATATTAAAAAAGCCCATTGACGGAGTGAAAGACTCTAAGAAACTTTCCCCAATTAAACGCAAAGAATTGGCTATCAGAATTAAAGAAGAAGCTTATTGCTTTGCCTATGGACGAGCTGAAGTCGAAGAAATAAATCAGTTAAATATTCACCATGCTACTTTGCTGGCCATGAAGCGTGCTGTTGAAGCTTTAGTGATTCAACCGCATGAAGTAATTGTGGATGGGCTTTTTGTACCTCAAATTGCTTTGCCTTGTAAGGCCATTGTGGATGGAGATGGGTCCGAATGTTCGATTGGTGCTGCATCCATTCTAGCAAAAGTGCTACGCGATCAGGAAATGGAAGAAATGGACCAAATTTACCCTGGTTATGGTTTTTCAGCCCACAAAGGCTATGCAACTGAAATTCATAGAAAAGCTTTGTTGCAGTTAGGTCCTTGTCCCATTCATCGAAAAAACTTTTTGCCGGTGAGTGAGGCACTTGCAGCAAGCACAATCTAAACGGCAGTTTGCCCTTAATGAACTAATTCAGATACATGCTTTAGTAGATTGACTCTAGAGCATACTGTTGAACAAAATCCGGTGCGAGCTGATGGACATTAAAATCCCAAAGCTCGTCAAAAAGGTAACCATTGCAGTACCACCATAACTGACCAAGGGTAAAGGAATCCCCACAACAGGTAAAATTCCCATGACCATACCAATGTTTACAAAAGCCGAGAGAAAAAACGTCATGGCCAAACTCGCAGCTAACAGTCGAGTAAAGCTTGTTTGAGCATTTCTTGCAATGTGAAGACCACGCAGTGAAATGAGGATGATGACTATCAAAAGTATCGTACTGCCAACAAAACCAAATTCTTCACCACTTACTGCAAATATAAAATCCGTTGCATGTTCGGGTAGAAAGTTAAGATGCGATTGACTGCCTGCAAGCCAGCCTTTGCCAAAAGCGCCACCAGAACCAATGGCAATTTTTGATTGAATGATGTGATAACCAGAACCTAGTGGATCTTGTTCCGGATTTAACAGGGTGAATATTCTTTGTTTTTGATAATCATGCATGAAATGCCAGAGCAACGGGGCTGCAGCGCCTATCATGACAGCCAGTATGGCAAGGATGCGCATGCTGATTCCAGCCAAAAACACCACGCTCAATCCTGCGGAAACAACCATGATAGCAGTTCCTAAATCAGGTTGTTTGGCGATGAGCAGGGCTGGAAAAAATATAATTAGCCCCGCTACGATTAACGACTTCAGATTAACGGGTAGCGATTGTCTATCAAAATACCAAGCCGTCATCATTGGTATTGCCAGTTTCATAATCTCCGAGGGTTGAAAACGGAATAAACCCAAATCAAGCCAGCGCTGTGCACCTTTACCAATTTTACCAATCAACATGACAGCGATTAGTAAACTTAAACCAAATCCATAAATCCAAGGCGTCCACACTTTATATTTGTGAGGAGGTATCATTGCAAAAATCATCATAATGACGAGCGCAAAAGTCAGGCGCATGGATTGGCGAAGCAGCATGCTCATATTTTGATTCGATGCACTGTATAAAATCAGCATGCCAAAGACTATGAGCCCCAGTAATAGACCAAATAAAGGTAGATCAATGTGAATTGATTTTGTGGTAAATCGATAAACCGGACGAACGTGATGGCTTTTCATGATTTGGCTTCGCTTTTTTTCAATTCAAAATAAGCATCCAGAACTTTACGGGCGACATTGGATGCAGCAAAATCATTTTCAACGACAACGGCAATTGCAATTTCAGGATTTTCGACGGGTGCAAAGGCAATGAATAAAGAATTATCCCTTAAATATTCAGGTATATCTTCATATTTGGTTTTTTCATATTGATGTCCGCCAAACACTTGTGCCGTTCCGGTTTTGGCGGCCACCGAATAAGGTGGATTCCGTCCAAAACGATAGCCTGTCCCTTCTTCACTGGTAATGACTGAATGCATACCTTCAGCGACGATATCCCAATAGCTATCATCTTTAAGCCGCATTGGGTATTCCTCCAAAACTGGATAAGGGTGAGTCTCACCCTTATCGCTTTGAACGGATTTTTGCAATAGGTGAGGGCGAAAACGTCTGCCTTTTTGGCTTAGGGAAGCCGTTGCGTTCGCCAATTGAATCGGAGAAGCCAACATAAAACCCTGGCCTATGGAGGTAATAACTGTATCGCCAGGATACCAGGATACGCCTTTGGTTTGCTGTTTCCAATGCTTATTTGGAACAAGTCCTGCGGCTTCTTCCGATAAATCCACGTGCGTTAACTGCCCAAAGCCAAATTGGACCAGCATGTCCTCAATGGCTGAAATGCCCATCTTGTGACCTAATTGATAAAAATAGGTATCGCAAGACACAGTAATTGCTCTTTTTAGATTGATAACGCCATGGCCTGTTTTTTTCCAATCGCGATAAGCGTGACTTACTCCAGGCAAACGGAACCAACCGGGATCATAGATGCTATAACGTGCATCAATCACTCCTTTCTCCAGGCCTGCCAAACCCATAAAAGGTTTTAGGGTAGAGGCTGGGGGATACAATCCCCTCACGGCACGATTATAAAGAGGTCTTTCACGAGCACTCGCAAGTTGTTGGTATTCGGCAGCGGTTATGCCATTAACAAAGATATTTGGATTGAAACTTGGGGAGCTCACCATGGCCAATATGTCACCATTTGTTGTGTTCATGGCTACTACGGCGCCTCTTTTGTTGAGCAGAGCCTCATAGGCTGCTTTTTGCAGACGAGAATCAATAGTGAGATAAAGTTTTTCACCTGATACCGGATTTTTTTTACTCAAAACTCGAACTGTTCTGCCACTTACATCGGTCTCTACCTGTTGGTAACCGACTTCCCCATGCAAAATGGTTTCATAATATTTTTCAATACCCGATTTTCCAATAAAATTGGTTGCTCTGTAATTTGTGGGATCAACCTCTCTCAGCTCTTGCACATTAATGCGACCCACATAACCGAGAATATGGGCCATTATTTCGCCTAAGGGGTAATATCGCATTAGCCTTGCCTTGATGCTAACTCCTGGGAACTGATATTGATTGCTGGCGAAAATGGCTACTTCTTCCTGATTAAGTTTTAACTTAAGTGGAATAGGCACAAAAGAGCGGTTTTGCTTTCGAATTCGATTAAAGTTTTCAAGGTCCTCATTGGTAATGGAAGGTAATAATTTTTG encodes the following:
- the mrdA gene encoding penicillin-binding protein 2; amino-acid sequence: MRLNKSIRTDRLDSRIQRFRLNFLVLLVFSLSLILIFRLAHLQISQFKRYHTLSLKNQMSIIPIAPPRGIILDRNGVVLAENIPVYVLEIIPERIKNMGQTLERLQKLLPSITNEDLENFNRIRKQNRSFVPIPLKLKLNQEEVAIFASNQYQFPGVSIKARLMRYYPLGEIMAHILGYVGRINVQELREVDPTNYRATNFIGKSGIEKYYETILHGEVGYQQVETDVSGRTVRVLSKKNPVSGEKLYLTIDSRLQKAAYEALLNKRGAVVAMNTTNGDILAMVSSPSFNPNIFVNGITAAEYQQLASARERPLYNRAVRGLYPPASTLKPFMGLAGLEKGVIDARYSIYDPGWFRLPGVSHAYRDWKKTGHGVINLKRAITVSCDTYFYQLGHKMGISAIEDMLVQFGFGQLTHVDLSEEAAGLVPNKHWKQQTKGVSWYPGDTVITSIGQGFMLASPIQLANATASLSQKGRRFRPHLLQKSVQSDKGETHPYPVLEEYPMRLKDDSYWDIVAEGMHSVITSEEGTGYRFGRNPPYSVAAKTGTAQVFGGHQYEKTKYEDIPEYLRDNSLFIAFAPVENPEIAIAVVVENDFAASNVARKVLDAYFELKKSEAKS
- the lpxB gene encoding lipid-A-disaccharide synthase, which gives rise to MHSKKRIVIVAGEASGDLHASNLVRELLAWDKNLEITGIGGRHMEEAGVKLLSDLARFGVTGLIEVFRHLRVIKQAFRAIQMHLRETKPDLLILVDYPGFNLRLAKFAKQELGIKILYYISPQIWAWKANRIKTIQANIDRMAVILPFEKEIYQNAGVAVTFVGHPLLDKIQDCSNIELARAALNLPKDKRLVALLPGSRIHEIEKHMPVLIETIEILNQQHQGLHFAIPIANSLQPEFVKSYFKDKQLNVSFIVGQAKEVVACCDCAVVASGTASLECALQEKPMCIIYKGSWFSYYLAMKLIRVKYLGLCNLLTRQMIVPELLQYDCNSKELSQTLNELLTNEETTHRMLERLQRLKFSLSSEQADCSLSDLVKQALLENAVARS
- the rnhB gene encoding ribonuclease HII; this encodes MQILVAGVDEVGRGPLAGPVVTAAVILKKPIDGVKDSKKLSPIKRKELAIRIKEEAYCFAYGRAEVEEINQLNIHHATLLAMKRAVEALVIQPHEVIVDGLFVPQIALPCKAIVDGDGSECSIGAASILAKVLRDQEMEEMDQIYPGYGFSAHKGYATEIHRKALLQLGPCPIHRKNFLPVSEALAASTI
- a CDS encoding DUF1328 domain-containing protein; amino-acid sequence: MLAGSLFFLLIGIIAAIFAYRRRPSTLSHVAKILFYFSLLIFVVLLFASIFSNAPPQPHTSALPI
- the rodA gene encoding rod shape-determining protein RodA; its protein translation is MKSHHVRPVYRFTTKSIHIDLPLFGLLLGLIVFGMLILYSASNQNMSMLLRQSMRLTFALVIMMIFAMIPPHKYKVWTPWIYGFGLSLLIAVMLIGKIGKGAQRWLDLGLFRFQPSEIMKLAIPMMTAWYFDRQSLPVNLKSLIVAGLIIFFPALLIAKQPDLGTAIMVVSAGLSVVFLAGISMRILAILAVMIGAAAPLLWHFMHDYQKQRIFTLLNPEQDPLGSGYHIIQSKIAIGSGGAFGKGWLAGSQSHLNFLPEHATDFIFAVSGEEFGFVGSTILLIVIILISLRGLHIARNAQTSFTRLLAASLAMTFFLSAFVNIGMVMGILPVVGIPLPLVSYGGTAMVTFLTSFGILMSISSHRILFNSML
- the htpG gene encoding molecular chaperone HtpG yields the protein MVSKQQTMGFQTEVKQMLHLVVHSLYSNKEIFLRELISNASDALDKLRFLALSDSSLYEGDSNLQITVDFNEKNKTISIKDNGIGMSWDEAVENLGTIAKSGTKEFLSHLTGEKSKDAHLIGQFGVGFYSAFIVADRVTVKSRKAGLSADDGIVWQSNGEGEFTIGQEKRAERGTEVILHLKSDEDEFLSDWRLRSIITKYSDHICWPIVMKKRNEEDKPEEGYETVNKATALWTMQKSEISDEDYKALYKHISHDFQEPLIWSHNHVEGKQDYISLLFIPSHAPFDLWQQDMKHGLKLYVKRVFIMDDASQFLPRYLRFIKGIIDASDLPLNVSREILQENKQVEAIKSASTKRVLSMLEKLSQQDPEKYQSFWNEFGLVLKEGPIEDYANREVIAKLLRFTTTKNNSEKQNVSLMDYVSRMKEGQDKIYYLTASSYNAAKNSPHLEIFKKKDIEVLLLTDRVDEWLVNYLSEFEGKQLQSISKGKVDLETEDTSDIKKQEEALAPMLKHIKEVLGDKVKEVQLTNRLTNSPACIVADENDMGLEMQRILQAAGQKVPEIKPIFEINPEHALIQRLHTVQDDSLFSEWVFMLFEQAVLAEGGQLDNPADFVSRVNRLLLEA
- a CDS encoding Gfo/Idh/MocA family protein; the encoded protein is MSSLRCAVIGGGYLGRFHAQKYNMLSNANLVAICDINRQACEVLSQELNVPAYMDYRELFGQVDAVSIAATTNKHYEIAKDCLAQGIHVLIEKPITETVAQANELIELANKNQVKLQVGHLERFNAARLALDSYLERPLFIESNRLAPFNPRGTDVNVILDLMIHDIDLIQAMVKSPIVSIDAQGAPVLSKSIDIANARLTFENHCVANVTASRVSFKSERKTRIFQSNSYISIDYQNKQFAVFERGPGEMFPGIPEIIRHESVFEKGDALLEEIKAFLNCIENNSTPLVTGEDGRDALEVAAKITSLIHNNLEQRNAF
- a CDS encoding helix-turn-helix domain-containing protein, with translation MNVIETQATSQNLKQDQGLQDLVYSLVTRFLAENKNKPIDDLYDMILSEVEPPLLQAVMEKRRGNQLQAAKMLGISRGTIRKKLQRYFGTKYFRLTDE